Sequence from the Micromonospora yangpuensis genome:
CAAGAGCGTCATCGACGCCCTCGGCACCGTGCGGATCTGCGTCAGCCAGGAGGTCAAGTCGGCCCACATGTCGTACGTGGACGACAAGCCGATGTGGAACGCGGACGCGAAGAAGACCGGCAAGGCCCGTACCCCGGTGGTGCACAAGAAGGGCTGCCGGGAGATGGAGGGCTGGGCCGCGCTGGACTACTCCCGGCAGCGCTACGGGCTGAAGAACGGCGACTACGACCGCCAGCAGAACCAGCAGCAGCTGATCAAGGCGATGGCCCGTAAGGCCACCGAGAAGGGCATCCTCTCCAACCCGGTCAAGCTGCAACAGCTGACCAAGGCGGCCGGCAAGGCGTTCATCCTCGACACCGGCAAGGCCTCCCTGCCCGACCTGGTCTTCACCATGCGGGGGGTCACCGGCAACGAGTTGACCATGCTGCGCACCAACGGCGGCAACTTCCACGGCAACGCCAACGGCCGGGAGACGCTCAG
This genomic interval carries:
- a CDS encoding LCP family protein produces the protein VDARERWAADDVRADSIIVLHIPASHDQAYLISIPRDTEAEIPEFSKSGYPGGTDKINAAFQAGARNGGGWEGGAQLMAQTIKKMTGVSFDGAAIINFGGFKSVIDALGTVRICVSQEVKSAHMSYVDDKPMWNADAKKTGKARTPVVHKKGCREMEGWAALDYSRQRYGLKNGDYDRQQNQQQLIKAMARKATEKGILSNPVKLQQLTKAAGKAFILDTGKASLPDLVFTMRGVTGNELTMLRTNGGNFHGNANGRETLSPQTLEMFQAVRRDELGEFIYTNPAMLSTRK